A window from Bordetella petrii encodes these proteins:
- the smc gene encoding chromosome segregation protein SMC, which translates to MRLTQLKLAGFKSFVDPTVIPVPSQLVGVVGPNGCGKSNIIDAVRWVLGEAKASELRGESMQDVIFNGSGNRKPAARASVEMVFDNSEGRAAGQWSAYSEIAVRRVLTRDGTSSYYVNNQQVRRRDIHDIFLGTGLGARGYAIIGQGMINRLIEARPEELRVFLEEAAGVSRYKERRRETENRLSDTRENLTRVEDILRELGSQLEKLEAQAEVARQYRELQADGEKKQFALWLLKETGARDERQRKNQDMAQAQTNLEAAIASLRSGEAELESRRQAHYAAGDAVHAAQGQLYEANAQVSRLEAEIRHVVDSRNRLQARREQLQQQIAEWDTQQTHCVEQIAQAEDDLATGAARTEEARARAEEAQASLPATEARVRDAAASRDDMRGSLARVEQNLALAAQTQRDADRQLQNLEQRRERLQQELRELQAPDPVRLEQLAGDRAQGEDQLEEAQHELATLEARVPEADAERSSAHASAQQDAQNLARLEARLAALVKLQDDVQKQGALEPWLAKHELAGLGRLWQKLHIEPGWENALESVLRERMAAMEVRNLDWSRAFAEDAPPARLAFYQVPAAAPAPAAPQGLTPLASLLRITDPDLRTLLNDWLRNIYTAADLGQALAARATLPAGAACVVKAGHLVDTHSVRFYAPDSEQAGLLARQQEIENLQREIKAQQLIADQARAAVARAEAAWQQVSQAVAPARQRVAEVTRRVHDIQLEHSRLQQQAEQSGERAARLRQDLEEISAHEEDLRATREEAEARFETLDAELAEHQSRFADAEIAGEDLAAQAEAARASLRELERAAQEAEFAERGVQSRIADLQRNRQLAADQSQRAVVELEQLQADLAELDASASQAGLQDALEARAEREEALSRARQELDNLSALLRGADEERMQQERALEPLRARITELQLQEQAARLAEEQFTEQLNAREVDREALAQELSAMPDEWRRANWLQSEVGRISRQIDSLGSVNLAALDELNASRERKEFLDSQQQDLLTAIDTLEDAIRKIDRETRELLQATFDTVNGHFGELFPKLFGGGEAKLTMTGDEILDAGVQVMAQPPGKRNSTIHLLSGGEKALTATALVFALFKLNPAPFCLLDEVDAPLDDANTERYANLVSNMSEQTQFLFISHNKIAMQMAKQLVGVTMQEQGVSRIVAVDIDSAVQMAAEAA; encoded by the coding sequence GTGCGCCTGACTCAACTAAAACTCGCCGGCTTCAAATCGTTCGTCGACCCCACCGTCATTCCCGTGCCCAGCCAGCTGGTGGGCGTGGTGGGCCCCAACGGTTGCGGCAAATCCAACATCATCGACGCGGTGCGGTGGGTGCTGGGCGAGGCCAAGGCGTCGGAGCTGCGCGGCGAGTCCATGCAGGACGTCATTTTCAACGGCTCGGGCAACCGCAAGCCGGCGGCGCGCGCTTCGGTCGAAATGGTGTTCGACAATTCCGAGGGCCGTGCCGCGGGCCAATGGAGCGCCTATTCCGAGATCGCGGTGCGGCGCGTGCTGACGCGCGACGGCACCAGCAGCTACTACGTCAACAACCAGCAGGTGCGGCGCCGCGACATCCACGACATTTTCCTGGGCACCGGCCTGGGCGCGCGCGGCTACGCCATCATCGGGCAGGGCATGATCAACCGCCTGATCGAGGCGCGGCCCGAAGAACTGCGGGTGTTCCTCGAAGAGGCCGCCGGGGTGTCGCGCTACAAAGAGCGGCGCCGCGAAACCGAAAACCGCCTGTCCGACACGCGCGAGAACCTGACGCGGGTCGAAGACATCCTGCGCGAGCTGGGCTCGCAGCTTGAAAAACTGGAAGCCCAGGCCGAAGTGGCCCGCCAGTACCGCGAGCTGCAGGCCGATGGCGAAAAGAAGCAGTTCGCGCTCTGGCTGCTGAAAGAAACCGGCGCGCGCGACGAGCGCCAGCGCAAAAACCAGGACATGGCGCAGGCCCAGACCAACCTCGAAGCCGCCATCGCCAGCCTGCGTTCGGGCGAAGCCGAGCTCGAATCGCGCCGGCAGGCTCATTACGCCGCCGGCGACGCGGTGCATGCCGCGCAGGGCCAGCTGTACGAGGCCAACGCGCAGGTCAGCCGCCTGGAAGCCGAAATCCGCCATGTGGTCGATTCGCGCAACCGCCTGCAGGCCCGCCGCGAGCAGCTGCAGCAGCAGATTGCCGAATGGGACACCCAGCAGACTCATTGCGTCGAGCAGATCGCCCAGGCCGAAGACGACCTGGCCACGGGCGCCGCTCGCACCGAAGAGGCGCGCGCCCGCGCCGAAGAGGCCCAGGCCAGCCTGCCGGCCACCGAGGCCCGCGTGCGCGATGCGGCCGCCTCGCGCGACGACATGCGCGGCTCGCTGGCGCGGGTCGAGCAGAACCTGGCGCTGGCCGCGCAGACCCAGCGCGACGCCGACCGCCAGCTGCAAAACCTGGAACAGCGCCGCGAGCGCCTGCAGCAAGAACTGCGCGAGCTCCAGGCGCCCGATCCGGTGCGGCTGGAACAGCTGGCGGGCGACCGCGCGCAAGGCGAAGACCAGCTCGAAGAGGCCCAGCACGAACTGGCCACCCTGGAAGCCCGGGTGCCCGAGGCCGATGCCGAGCGCAGCAGCGCCCACGCGTCGGCCCAGCAAGACGCGCAAAACCTGGCCCGCCTCGAGGCGCGCCTGGCGGCCCTGGTCAAGCTGCAGGACGACGTGCAGAAGCAGGGCGCGCTGGAACCCTGGCTGGCCAAGCACGAACTGGCCGGCCTGGGGCGCCTGTGGCAAAAGCTGCACATCGAGCCCGGCTGGGAAAACGCCCTGGAATCGGTGCTGCGCGAGCGCATGGCCGCCATGGAGGTGCGCAACCTGGATTGGTCGCGCGCCTTTGCCGAAGACGCGCCGCCGGCCCGCCTGGCGTTCTACCAGGTGCCGGCCGCCGCGCCCGCTCCGGCCGCGCCGCAGGGGCTGACGCCGCTGGCCAGCCTGCTGCGCATCACCGACCCCGATCTGCGCACGCTGCTCAACGACTGGCTGCGCAACATCTACACCGCCGCCGACCTGGGCCAGGCTCTGGCCGCGCGCGCCACCCTGCCGGCCGGCGCGGCCTGCGTGGTCAAGGCCGGCCACCTGGTGGACACCCACAGCGTGCGCTTTTATGCGCCCGACTCCGAGCAGGCCGGCCTGCTGGCCCGCCAGCAGGAAATCGAGAACCTGCAGCGCGAGATCAAGGCGCAGCAGCTCATTGCCGACCAGGCCCGGGCGGCGGTGGCGCGCGCCGAGGCCGCCTGGCAGCAGGTGTCGCAAGCGGTGGCGCCGGCCCGCCAGCGCGTGGCCGAGGTCACGCGCCGCGTGCACGACATCCAGCTCGAACACTCGCGCCTGCAGCAGCAGGCCGAACAGTCCGGCGAACGCGCCGCGCGGCTGCGCCAGGACCTGGAAGAAATCTCCGCCCACGAAGAAGACCTGCGGGCCACGCGCGAAGAAGCCGAAGCCCGCTTCGAGACGCTGGACGCCGAGCTGGCCGAGCACCAGTCGCGTTTCGCCGATGCCGAGATCGCCGGCGAAGACCTGGCCGCCCAGGCCGAGGCCGCCCGCGCGAGCCTGCGCGAACTCGAGCGCGCGGCCCAGGAAGCCGAATTCGCCGAGCGCGGCGTGCAGTCGCGCATCGCCGACCTGCAGCGCAACCGCCAGCTGGCCGCCGATCAGAGCCAGCGCGCCGTGGTTGAACTCGAACAGTTGCAGGCCGACCTGGCCGAACTCGACGCCTCGGCCTCGCAGGCCGGCCTGCAAGACGCCCTGGAAGCGCGCGCGGAACGCGAAGAAGCGCTGTCGCGCGCCCGCCAGGAACTCGACAACCTGTCGGCCCTGCTGCGCGGCGCCGACGAAGAACGCATGCAGCAAGAGCGCGCGCTCGAGCCGCTGCGCGCGCGCATTACCGAACTGCAGCTGCAAGAGCAGGCGGCCCGCCTGGCCGAAGAGCAGTTCACCGAGCAGCTCAACGCCCGCGAGGTCGACCGCGAGGCGCTGGCCCAAGAGCTCTCGGCCATGCCCGATGAATGGCGGCGCGCCAATTGGCTGCAGTCCGAAGTCGGGCGCATCTCGCGCCAGATCGATTCGCTGGGTTCGGTGAACCTGGCCGCGCTCGACGAGCTCAACGCCTCGCGCGAACGCAAGGAATTCCTCGATTCGCAGCAGCAGGACCTGCTTACCGCCATCGACACCCTGGAAGACGCCATCCGCAAGATCGACCGCGAAACCCGCGAGTTGCTGCAGGCCACTTTCGACACCGTCAATGGCCATTTCGGCGAACTGTTCCCCAAGCTGTTCGGCGGCGGCGAAGCCAAGCTGACCATGACCGGCGACGAAATCCTGGATGCGGGCGTGCAGGTCATGGCCCAGCCGCCGGGCAAGCGCAACAGCACCATCCACCTGTTGTCGGGGGGCGAAAAAGCCCTGACCGCCACCGCGCTGGTGTTCGCGCTGTTCAAACTGAACCCGGCGCCGTTCTGCCTGCTCGACGAAGTCGACGCGCCGCTGGACGACGCCAATACCGAACGCTACGCGAACCTGGTCAGCAACATGAGCGAGCAGACCCAGTTCCTGTTCATCTCGCATAACAAGATCGCCATGCAGATGGCCAAGCAACTGGTCGGCGTTACCATGCAAGAGCAGGGGGTTTCGCGTATCGTTGCCGTAGACATTGATTCGGCCGTGCAAATGGCCGCCGAAGCCGCATAA
- a CDS encoding cell division protein ZipA C-terminal FtsZ-binding domain-containing protein, which translates to MSDLQIGLIALGVLLILLVLGFNWWQDRRARNRMQAHFPASDQDPLLGANEGRQGGAEPSRREPGMNMPAAAQAAAPDADADDAEEPDPACEIVIEVNFGEPARGADLLPYMQGLRQVGRKPMRVFAATEAGRHRARVHAGESYAALQLAVLLANRSGPLTAIEWSQAWARAQDLAERFEATIEGPDQQVVLERAAKLDDMCAALDTQVGLTLLLGAPRSVAEVVGVARELGFAPDGPRLAWLADNGATRFTLSRGDGAAFDAGTSPVEHLLLLLDVPCAPADPRAFGRMVDVGRDLAARLQAELVDDQGKPLVDGAETVIDERLQVLFGQLDQAGLPAGSPRAQRVFA; encoded by the coding sequence ATGAGCGACTTGCAGATCGGGCTGATTGCCCTGGGTGTGCTGCTGATTTTGTTGGTGCTGGGTTTCAACTGGTGGCAAGACCGCCGCGCGCGAAACCGCATGCAGGCGCATTTCCCGGCCTCCGACCAGGACCCCCTGCTGGGGGCGAACGAGGGCCGCCAGGGTGGCGCTGAACCGTCGCGCCGCGAACCGGGCATGAACATGCCGGCCGCCGCCCAGGCGGCCGCGCCCGATGCGGACGCCGACGACGCCGAAGAGCCCGATCCCGCCTGCGAGATCGTCATCGAGGTCAACTTCGGCGAACCGGCGCGCGGCGCCGACCTGCTGCCCTATATGCAGGGCCTGCGCCAGGTGGGCCGCAAGCCCATGCGGGTGTTCGCCGCCACCGAGGCGGGCCGGCACCGGGCCCGCGTCCATGCGGGTGAATCGTATGCTGCGCTGCAGCTGGCGGTGCTGCTGGCCAACCGCAGCGGCCCCCTGACCGCCATCGAATGGTCGCAGGCCTGGGCGCGCGCGCAAGACCTGGCCGAGCGCTTCGAGGCCACCATCGAGGGGCCCGACCAGCAGGTCGTGCTCGAGCGCGCGGCCAAGCTCGACGACATGTGCGCGGCGCTGGACACCCAGGTGGGCCTGACCCTGCTGCTGGGGGCGCCGCGTTCGGTCGCCGAAGTCGTGGGCGTGGCGCGCGAGCTGGGCTTCGCGCCCGACGGCCCGCGCCTGGCCTGGCTGGCCGACAACGGCGCCACGCGCTTCACCCTGTCGCGCGGCGACGGGGCCGCGTTCGACGCCGGCACGTCCCCGGTCGAACACCTGCTGCTGCTGCTCGACGTGCCATGCGCCCCGGCCGACCCGCGCGCCTTCGGCCGCATGGTCGACGTGGGCCGCGACCTGGCCGCCCGCCTGCAGGCCGAACTGGTCGACGACCAGGGCAAGCCGCTGGTCGACGGGGCCGAAACCGTCATCGACGAACGCCTGCAGGTGCTGTTCGGCCAGCTTGACCAGGCCGGCCTGCCGGCGGGCAGCCCGCGCGCGCAGCGGGTGTTTGCCTGA
- the ligA gene encoding NAD-dependent DNA ligase LigA — translation MASEARQAAQRAAALRNEIEQHNVRYYVHDEPSIPDADYDALMRELIQLETDHPELVTPESPTQRVGAAPLSAFGSVRHAVPMLSLGNAFEPDEVHAFDRRVSETLRGAGLLRADQQPEYFCELKLDGLAISLRYEDGLLVQAATRGDGQTGEDVTSNVRTIRAVPLRLKGEAPRVLEVRGEVLINRAEFERLNRSQAARDEKVFVNPRNAAAGSLRQLDPRITAQRPLRFFAYSWGEVHGLPGRQAALFDEPAPGTSQESTLPHDTHGAMLDWLAGLGLPVNTRHNRRVRGAEGLLAYYEQVGRDRPQLPYDIDGVVYKVDSLPAQKVLGFVARAPRFALAHKFPAEEATTRLLDIEVQVGRTGAITPVARLQPVFVGGVTVTNATLHNEDEVRRKDVRIGDTVIVRRAGDVIPEVVGPVPGKRPADAREFVMPTSCPVCGSAIERTEDEAIARCTGGLFCAAQRKQTLLHAAGRKALDIDGLGEKLVDQLVESGRVKSLADLYSLNAFELAALDRMGKKSADNLVAAIDKARTPSLGRLLFALGIRHVGETTARDVARHFGSIEGIMDADEEALAGAPDVGPVVAGSIRRFFAEPHNREIIDLLKAQGVHPVAEAGPQGNALAGKTFVLTGTMPNWTRDDATRHILAAGGKVSGSVSKKTAYVVAGEDAGSKLAKAQELGVTVLDEDGLKALLGL, via the coding sequence ATGGCCTCAGAGGCCAGGCAGGCGGCGCAGCGGGCCGCCGCGCTGCGCAACGAAATCGAGCAGCACAACGTGCGCTATTACGTGCACGACGAGCCCAGCATCCCGGACGCCGACTACGACGCGCTGATGCGCGAGCTGATCCAGCTCGAAACCGATCACCCCGAACTGGTCACGCCCGAATCGCCTACCCAGCGCGTGGGCGCGGCGCCGCTGTCCGCCTTTGGCAGTGTGCGCCACGCGGTGCCCATGCTGTCGCTGGGCAATGCCTTCGAGCCCGACGAAGTGCATGCGTTCGATCGGCGCGTGTCCGAAACGCTGCGCGGCGCGGGCTTGCTGCGCGCCGACCAGCAGCCCGAATACTTCTGTGAGCTGAAACTCGACGGCCTGGCCATCAGCCTGCGCTACGAAGACGGCCTTTTGGTGCAGGCCGCCACGCGCGGCGACGGCCAGACCGGCGAAGACGTCACCTCCAATGTGCGCACCATCCGCGCCGTGCCGCTGCGCCTGAAGGGCGAGGCGCCGCGGGTGCTGGAAGTGCGCGGCGAAGTGCTGATTAACCGAGCCGAATTCGAGCGCCTGAACCGCAGCCAGGCCGCGCGCGATGAAAAGGTCTTCGTCAATCCGCGCAATGCGGCCGCCGGCAGCCTGCGCCAACTCGACCCGCGCATTACCGCGCAGCGCCCGCTACGCTTTTTCGCCTACAGCTGGGGCGAAGTGCACGGCCTGCCGGGCCGCCAGGCCGCGCTGTTCGACGAGCCGGCGCCCGGCACCAGCCAGGAATCGACGCTGCCGCACGACACCCATGGCGCCATGCTCGACTGGCTGGCCGGGCTGGGCCTGCCCGTCAATACCCGCCACAACCGCCGCGTGCGGGGCGCCGAGGGCCTGCTGGCCTATTACGAGCAGGTGGGCCGCGACCGCCCGCAGCTGCCGTACGACATCGATGGCGTGGTCTACAAAGTCGACTCGCTGCCGGCCCAGAAAGTGCTGGGTTTCGTGGCGCGCGCGCCGCGCTTTGCGCTGGCGCACAAGTTTCCCGCCGAAGAAGCCACCACCCGCCTGCTGGATATCGAAGTGCAGGTGGGCCGCACCGGCGCCATCACGCCGGTGGCGCGCCTGCAGCCGGTGTTCGTGGGCGGCGTGACGGTCACCAATGCCACCTTGCACAACGAAGACGAGGTGCGCCGCAAAGACGTGCGCATCGGCGACACGGTCATCGTGCGCCGCGCCGGCGACGTGATCCCGGAAGTCGTGGGGCCGGTGCCGGGCAAGCGCCCGGCCGACGCGCGCGAATTCGTGATGCCGACATCCTGCCCGGTGTGCGGCTCGGCCATCGAGCGCACCGAAGACGAAGCCATTGCCCGCTGCACCGGCGGGCTGTTCTGCGCGGCGCAGCGCAAGCAGACGCTGCTGCATGCGGCCGGACGCAAGGCCCTGGATATCGACGGCCTGGGCGAGAAGCTGGTCGACCAACTGGTCGAAAGCGGCCGGGTGAAGTCGCTGGCCGACCTGTACAGCCTGAACGCCTTCGAGCTGGCGGCGCTGGACCGCATGGGCAAGAAGTCGGCCGACAACCTGGTGGCCGCCATCGACAAGGCCCGCACGCCGTCGCTGGGACGGCTGTTGTTCGCCCTGGGCATCCGCCATGTCGGCGAAACCACCGCCCGCGACGTGGCGCGCCACTTCGGCAGTATCGAAGGCATCATGGATGCCGACGAAGAAGCCCTGGCCGGCGCGCCCGACGTGGGGCCCGTGGTAGCCGGCTCGATCCGGCGGTTTTTTGCCGAGCCGCACAACCGCGAGATCATCGACCTGCTCAAGGCCCAGGGTGTGCACCCCGTGGCCGAGGCCGGCCCGCAGGGCAATGCCCTGGCGGGCAAGACCTTCGTGCTGACCGGCACCATGCCCAACTGGACCCGCGACGACGCCACCCGCCACATCCTGGCCGCGGGCGGCAAGGTCAGCGGTTCGGTCTCGAAGAAAACCGCCTACGTGGTGGCCGGCGAAGACGCGGGCAGCAAGCTGGCCAAGGCCCAGGAACTGGGCGTCACCGTGCTGGACGAAGACGGCCTGAAGGCGCTGCTGGGCCTGTAG
- a CDS encoding peptidylprolyl isomerase, with product MKRIVMLAAACAVALPAFAQNVATVNGKAISQQSLDQFVKLLVSQGATDSPQLREQVKQEMINRQIFVQAAEKDGVAKQADVQTEIELARQGILVRALMADYLQKHPVTDQQIQAEYDKAKKQQAGQMEYKVRHILVEDEKTANDLLAQIKSNKSKFADLAKKNSKDPGSAAKGGDLGWAAPTNYVKPFADTVSGLKKGQLADKPVQTQFGWHIIEVEDTRPVEFPPLDQVRPQLEEMLRQQTLTAYQKELREKATIK from the coding sequence ATGAAACGCATCGTGATGCTGGCCGCGGCTTGCGCGGTCGCGCTGCCGGCCTTTGCGCAAAACGTCGCCACCGTCAATGGCAAGGCCATTTCGCAACAAAGCCTCGATCAGTTCGTGAAACTGCTGGTCAGCCAGGGTGCCACCGACTCGCCGCAGCTGCGCGAACAGGTCAAGCAGGAAATGATCAACCGCCAGATCTTCGTGCAGGCGGCCGAGAAAGACGGCGTCGCCAAGCAGGCCGACGTCCAGACCGAAATCGAGCTGGCCCGCCAGGGCATCCTGGTGCGCGCCCTGATGGCCGACTACCTGCAGAAGCACCCCGTCACCGACCAGCAGATCCAGGCCGAGTACGACAAGGCCAAGAAGCAGCAGGCCGGCCAGATGGAATACAAGGTTCGCCATATCCTGGTCGAAGACGAAAAAACCGCCAACGACCTGCTGGCCCAGATCAAGAGCAACAAAAGCAAGTTCGCCGACCTGGCCAAGAAAAACTCCAAAGACCCGGGCAGCGCCGCCAAGGGCGGCGACCTGGGCTGGGCTGCGCCCACCAACTACGTCAAGCCGTTCGCCGACACCGTCAGCGGCCTGAAGAAGGGCCAACTGGCCGACAAGCCGGTGCAGACGCAGTTCGGCTGGCACATCATCGAAGTCGAAGACACCCGTCCGGTGGAATTCCCGCCGCTCGACCAGGTGCGCCCGCAGCTCGAAGAAATGCTGCGCCAGCAAACCCTGACGGCATACCAGAAAGAACTGCGCGAAAAGGCCACCATCAAGTAA
- a CDS encoding BolA family protein: MPDDTDRIALIRARLAALDPVVLDIRDDSHLHAGHAGAQGGAGHYHVHIVAARFTGLSPVARHRLVYDLLHDLIPHPVHALALDAQAPKSNP, encoded by the coding sequence ATGCCCGACGATACCGACCGCATTGCCCTGATACGCGCGCGCCTGGCCGCGCTGGACCCCGTTGTCCTCGACATCCGCGACGACTCCCACCTGCATGCCGGGCACGCCGGCGCGCAAGGCGGCGCGGGCCATTACCATGTGCATATCGTGGCAGCCCGTTTCACCGGCCTGTCGCCGGTTGCCCGCCATCGCCTGGTGTATGATCTTTTGCACGATTTGATCCCCCATCCCGTTCATGCGCTTGCGCTCGATGCCCAAGCTCCCAAGTCAAACCCCTAA
- a CDS encoding septation protein A, translating into MKKFLLDLFPLILFFIAYRFADIYTATAVAIAASVAQFIWLRATGKRIEATHWINLSVIVIFGGATLWLHSDVFIKWKPTVLYWLFGGALLGARVLFKRNLMRRLLGTQIELPDAAWDKLNLSWALFFLAAGAVNLYVAFSGHFTESQWVNFKVFGLMGLLLAFVIGQSLWLGRHMQQPRQPEAGNDAGKD; encoded by the coding sequence ATGAAGAAATTCCTGCTCGACCTGTTCCCGCTGATCCTTTTCTTCATCGCGTACCGGTTCGCCGATATCTACACCGCCACGGCCGTGGCCATCGCCGCCTCGGTGGCGCAGTTCATCTGGCTGCGGGCCACCGGCAAGCGCATCGAGGCCACGCACTGGATCAACCTGTCGGTCATCGTCATCTTCGGCGGCGCCACGCTCTGGCTGCACAGCGATGTCTTCATCAAATGGAAGCCCACAGTGCTGTACTGGCTGTTCGGCGGCGCCCTGCTGGGCGCGCGCGTACTGTTCAAGCGCAACCTGATGCGGCGCCTGCTGGGCACGCAAATCGAACTGCCCGATGCCGCCTGGGACAAGCTCAACCTCAGCTGGGCGCTGTTCTTCCTGGCCGCCGGCGCCGTCAATCTGTATGTGGCCTTTTCCGGCCATTTCACCGAATCGCAATGGGTCAACTTCAAGGTGTTCGGCCTGATGGGCCTGCTGCTGGCCTTCGTGATCGGCCAGTCGCTGTGGCTGGGCCGCCATATGCAGCAGCCGCGCCAACCCGAGGCCGGCAACGACGCCGGCAAAGACTGA
- the msrB gene encoding peptide-methionine (R)-S-oxide reductase MsrB, which produces MEKVRKTDAEWRTQLTPEEYAVARQKGTERPFTGRYWNTTTHGIYRCVGCGTPLFASDTKFDAGCGWPSYFEPLDPARVREEQDTTHGMVRTEVLCNICDAHLGHVFPDGPEPTGLRYCINSVSLKFEPLED; this is translated from the coding sequence ATGGAAAAAGTACGCAAAACCGACGCCGAATGGCGTACCCAACTGACCCCCGAAGAATACGCCGTGGCGCGCCAAAAAGGCACCGAGCGTCCCTTCACGGGCCGCTACTGGAACACCACCACCCACGGCATCTACCGCTGCGTGGGCTGCGGCACCCCGCTGTTCGCCTCCGACACCAAATTCGATGCCGGCTGCGGCTGGCCCAGCTACTTCGAGCCGCTCGACCCCGCGCGCGTGCGCGAAGAGCAAGACACTACGCACGGCATGGTCCGCACCGAAGTACTGTGCAACATCTGCGACGCCCACCTGGGCCACGTCTTCCCCGACGGCCCCGAACCCACCGGCCTGCGCTATTGCATCAACTCGGTGTCGCTCAAATTCGAACCGCTTGAAGACTGA
- a CDS encoding energy-coupling factor ABC transporter ATP-binding protein yields the protein MLIEFDQAVVATPHSQALKGVSLTLSQRRVGVVGPNGAGKSTLAKLLNGLVLPTSGRVLVDGLDTRRDPKAVRRRVGFVFQNPENQIVYPIVREDLAFGLKSLGLGAAECARRVGARLDELGVAHLADRASHTLSGGECQLVALASVLVMEPAMVVFDEPTTQLDLRNRNRVARAIAALDRPALVVSHDLELLHDFDRVLVVADGRIAADDAPGPALRWYREHCA from the coding sequence ATGTTAATCGAGTTTGACCAGGCGGTTGTGGCCACGCCGCATTCCCAGGCGCTCAAGGGGGTCAGCCTGACCCTCTCGCAGCGCCGCGTCGGCGTGGTCGGCCCGAACGGGGCCGGCAAAAGCACCCTGGCCAAGCTGCTGAACGGCCTGGTGCTGCCCACCTCGGGCCGGGTACTGGTCGACGGCCTGGATACCCGCCGCGACCCGAAGGCGGTGCGCCGGCGGGTGGGGTTCGTGTTCCAGAACCCCGAAAATCAGATCGTTTACCCCATCGTACGCGAAGACCTGGCTTTCGGGCTGAAATCGCTGGGCCTGGGGGCGGCCGAATGCGCGCGCCGGGTCGGCGCCCGCCTGGACGAACTGGGCGTGGCCCACCTGGCCGACCGGGCCAGCCACACGCTGTCGGGCGGCGAGTGCCAGCTGGTGGCGCTTGCTTCGGTGCTGGTAATGGAGCCGGCCATGGTGGTGTTCGACGAGCCCACCACCCAGCTCGACCTGCGCAACCGCAACCGCGTGGCCCGGGCCATCGCCGCGCTGGACCGCCCGGCGCTGGTGGTCAGCCACGATCTTGAACTGCTGCACGATTTCGACCGCGTGCTGGTCGTGGCCGACGGCCGCATTGCCGCCGACGATGCGCCCGGCCCCGCGCTGCGGTGGTACCGCGAGCACTGCGCATGA
- a CDS encoding energy-coupling factor transporter transmembrane component T, whose amino-acid sequence MIEPLYINGASPLHRLPAALKLALLVAAGAGLVAVRDVRWLGLAAALAALLVWSSGVGAAALWRQLRGLLWALAAIGIFAAAFQGWLAAAAVLLRITALVGLALAVTLSTRSSDLIAVCERALRPLQRLGLLDAGKVALALALALRFVPEIWRHYQEIREAQAARGLGRHPLALIVPLVVRTLKRAEQVAQAIDARS is encoded by the coding sequence ATGATCGAACCCCTGTATATCAATGGGGCCAGCCCGCTGCACCGGCTGCCGGCCGCCCTGAAGCTGGCGCTGCTGGTGGCGGCCGGGGCCGGCCTGGTCGCGGTGCGCGATGTGCGCTGGCTGGGCCTGGCGGCGGCGCTGGCGGCGCTGCTGGTCTGGTCCTCCGGCGTGGGCGCGGCCGCCCTGTGGCGCCAATTGCGCGGCCTGCTGTGGGCGCTGGCGGCCATCGGCATCTTCGCCGCGGCCTTCCAGGGCTGGCTGGCGGCCGCTGCGGTGCTGCTGCGCATAACCGCCCTGGTGGGCCTGGCCCTGGCGGTGACATTGTCCACCCGCAGCTCCGACCTGATCGCCGTCTGCGAACGGGCCTTGCGGCCCCTGCAGCGCCTGGGGCTGCTGGACGCCGGCAAGGTGGCCCTGGCGCTGGCCCTGGCGCTGCGCTTCGTGCCCGAGATCTGGCGCCACTACCAGGAAATCCGCGAAGCCCAGGCCGCGCGCGGCCTGGGCCGGCATCCGCTGGCATTGATCGTGCCGCTGGTCGTGCGTACGCTCAAGCGGGCCGAGCAGGTGGCCCAGGCCATCGACGCGCGCAGCTGA
- a CDS encoding biotin transporter BioY — MKTRDTVLIALFAALIVVLSLMPPIPLPAIPVPVTLQTLGTMLAGAMLGPLRGGLACLLYLLLAAIGLPVLPGGRGGLGVFFGPTGGFLVGMALGACVTGWLARRAVLRARNAGLAVAGYVAACVVGGIAVVYAVGIPWLAVVTQMEWGKAALAVAAFVPGDLVKAVVAAWVAWRVERVWPVLRESP, encoded by the coding sequence ATGAAGACCCGAGACACCGTGCTGATCGCGTTGTTCGCCGCGCTGATCGTCGTGCTGAGCCTGATGCCGCCGATTCCGCTGCCGGCCATTCCCGTGCCCGTCACCCTGCAGACGCTGGGCACCATGCTGGCCGGCGCCATGCTGGGGCCGCTGCGCGGCGGGCTGGCCTGCCTGCTGTACCTGCTGCTGGCCGCCATCGGCCTGCCGGTGCTGCCGGGCGGGCGGGGCGGGCTGGGGGTGTTCTTCGGACCCACCGGCGGCTTCCTGGTGGGCATGGCGCTGGGCGCCTGCGTGACGGGCTGGCTGGCGCGCCGGGCCGTCCTGCGGGCCCGCAACGCCGGGCTGGCGGTGGCGGGCTATGTGGCCGCCTGCGTGGTGGGCGGCATCGCGGTAGTCTACGCGGTGGGCATCCCGTGGCTGGCCGTGGTCACGCAGATGGAATGGGGCAAGGCGGCGCTGGCCGTGGCGGCGTTCGTGCCCGGCGACCTGGTCAAGGCGGTGGTGGCAGCCTGGGTGGCCTGGCGGGTCGAGCGGGTGTGGCCCGTGCTTCGGGAATCCCCTTAA